One part of the Thermoanaerobacterium sp. CMT5567-10 genome encodes these proteins:
- a CDS encoding glycosyltransferase family 2 protein produces MNAGINKQMLVSIIMPTYNCEKYIEQAINSVINQTYKEWELLVIDDGSEDNTVEIIKELSKKDSRIRFVKNEKNQGVSATRNIGISLANGNWIAFLDSDDMWDKTKLEKQMKYAEKTSAEFLFTGSSYINEDGEYYKGIFEVPDKVTYKKLRNHNVISCSSVLIKKRLFDNIKMEKDDMHEDYAVWLRILRTGILAYGINEPLLIYRISRNSKSGNKIKSIKMTYKVFRFIGLNPIVSIYFTFRHVIESVKKYKKIFAK; encoded by the coding sequence ATGAATGCTGGTATAAATAAACAAATGTTGGTTAGCATTATTATGCCAACGTATAATTGCGAGAAATATATAGAACAAGCAATAAATTCAGTAATCAATCAAACCTATAAAGAGTGGGAACTATTAGTTATAGACGATGGTTCAGAAGATAATACAGTTGAAATAATTAAGGAACTTTCAAAAAAAGATTCTCGTATTCGTTTTGTAAAGAATGAAAAAAATCAAGGGGTATCAGCTACTAGAAATATAGGAATCTCTTTAGCTAATGGAAATTGGATTGCATTTTTAGATAGCGATGATATGTGGGATAAAACAAAGTTAGAAAAACAGATGAAATATGCAGAAAAAACGTCTGCAGAATTTTTATTTACCGGTTCGTCGTACATAAATGAGGATGGTGAATATTATAAAGGCATATTTGAAGTTCCAGATAAAGTTACATATAAGAAATTGAGGAATCATAATGTAATATCTTGCTCGTCAGTTCTTATAAAGAAACGACTTTTCGATAACATCAAAATGGAAAAAGATGATATGCACGAAGACTATGCTGTATGGTTAAGGATTCTTAGAACAGGGATATTAGCTTATGGAATTAATGAGCCTCTTTTAATATATCGTATTTCTCGCAACTCAAAGTCTGGAAACAAGATAAAGTCAATCAAGATGACGTATAAGGTATTTAGATTTATTGGATTGAATCCGATAGTTTCAATATATTTTACGTTTAGGCATGTTATAGAATCTGTTAAAAAGTATAAGAAAATTTTTGCAAAATGA